One genomic window of Azospirillum sp. TSH58 includes the following:
- a CDS encoding HPF/RaiA family ribosome-associated protein, whose protein sequence is MDTNLEIAFHNMDSQPELEAYIRERAEKTEKLFDRLVGMRVAVEAQHRQHKTGNVFDVHIELMVPGQDIVVSRKPNKAKERYANPDARTSIRDAFEAAERQLKEYKDKMRRDVKVHDPEQPGRVSQLNPTEDHGFITTNTGTQLYFHRNSCLNVDMDQLRTGDPVKYVEATGDTGPTASKVWRASGSDTELRAT, encoded by the coding sequence ATGGACACGAACCTGGAAATCGCCTTCCACAACATGGACTCCCAGCCGGAGCTGGAGGCCTACATCCGCGAACGGGCGGAGAAGACGGAAAAGCTGTTCGACCGTCTGGTCGGCATGCGGGTCGCCGTGGAAGCGCAGCACCGCCAGCACAAGACCGGCAACGTCTTCGACGTCCACATCGAGCTGATGGTGCCGGGCCAGGACATCGTGGTCAGCCGCAAGCCGAACAAGGCGAAGGAGCGCTACGCCAATCCCGACGCCCGGACCTCGATCCGCGACGCCTTCGAAGCCGCGGAGCGGCAGTTGAAGGAATACAAGGACAAGATGCGCCGCGATGTGAAGGTCCATGATCCGGAGCAGCCCGGCCGTGTCTCGCAGCTCAACCCGACCGAGGACCACGGCTTCATCACGACCAACACCGGGACGCAGCTCTATTTCCACCGGAACAGCTGCCTGAACGTCGATATGGACCAGCTCAGGACCGGCGACCCGGTGAAGTATGTGGAGGCCACGGGCGACACCGGCCCGACCGCCTCCAAGGTCTGGCGCGCCTCCGGGTCCGACACCGAGTTGCGGGCCACGTGA
- a CDS encoding amylo-alpha-1,6-glucosidase, translated as MADYVRKITRDLLRSTPDAALSSEWLVANGLGGYASSSLSGAVTRRYHGLLVAALPTPLGRVVMLSQLNDVLIQPDGTERRLTGHNPQPDQWPDPEYPSDAAPSGLIEFRMESGLPVWRYAFGDVVIEKQIVLPHLQNIVHVTYRVVTAPQPVFLRLRPVMAFRKLEAAVDEPLARDYRVTARGHEYEVWAGPELPVLRMTIEGAELPLTLDGGARRDIVYPVEAERGYESRGSLWTPGYFSGPLSQGQTLSFVAATESWQRLWALPPSDVLRFETERRRRIVGTAHPSLREGPMAELVLSADSFLFVPAGRVADQMRARAEGDEVRTVIAGYHWFTDWGRDTMISLEGLTLTTGRHMEAGWILRTFAHYIRDGLIPNMFPDGKDEGLYHTADATLWFFHALNRYVRATGDRHTLQLLLPRLVEVIDHHRRGTRFGIAVDPGDGLLRQGREGYQLTWMDAKVEDWVVTPRRGKAVEINALWYNALRLTAGWLTEEGDVQAARPLEDLAEQARASFNARFWCAQAGHLYDVVDGERGDDDACRPNQIFAVSLDNPVLDRDRWDPVVETVRQRLLTPVGLRSLAPGHRDYKPKYFGDLRARDAAYHQGTVWAWLIGPYVDAWLKLHPEDKAGARALLQGFLPHLDHAGIGTISEIFDADPPFSPRGCISQAWSVAEVLRCWAATEEDR; from the coding sequence ATGGCTGATTACGTCCGCAAGATCACGCGCGACCTCCTGCGATCCACGCCGGACGCCGCGCTTTCCAGCGAATGGCTGGTCGCCAACGGGCTGGGCGGCTACGCCTCCTCCTCCCTGTCGGGAGCGGTGACGCGGCGGTACCACGGGCTGCTCGTGGCGGCGCTGCCCACCCCGCTGGGCCGGGTGGTGATGCTGAGCCAGCTCAACGACGTGCTGATCCAGCCGGACGGCACCGAACGGCGGCTGACCGGCCACAACCCGCAGCCGGACCAGTGGCCCGACCCGGAATACCCGTCGGACGCCGCCCCGTCCGGCCTCATCGAATTCCGCATGGAGTCCGGTCTGCCGGTCTGGCGCTACGCGTTCGGCGACGTGGTGATCGAAAAGCAGATCGTGCTGCCGCACCTGCAGAACATCGTCCACGTCACCTACCGGGTGGTGACGGCGCCGCAGCCGGTCTTCCTGCGGCTCCGCCCGGTGATGGCCTTCCGCAAGCTGGAGGCGGCGGTGGACGAGCCGCTGGCCCGCGACTACCGCGTCACCGCCCGCGGTCACGAGTACGAGGTCTGGGCGGGGCCGGAGCTGCCGGTGCTGCGCATGACCATTGAGGGGGCGGAGCTTCCCCTGACCCTGGACGGCGGGGCGCGGCGCGACATCGTCTATCCGGTGGAGGCCGAGCGCGGCTACGAATCGCGCGGCTCGCTGTGGACGCCCGGCTATTTCAGCGGCCCGCTCAGCCAGGGCCAGACGCTGAGCTTCGTCGCCGCCACCGAGTCCTGGCAACGGCTGTGGGCGCTGCCGCCCTCCGACGTCCTGCGTTTCGAGACGGAGCGGCGGCGCCGCATCGTCGGGACGGCTCATCCCTCGTTGCGCGAAGGGCCGATGGCGGAGCTGGTGCTGTCGGCGGACAGCTTCCTGTTCGTGCCGGCTGGCCGCGTCGCCGACCAGATGCGCGCCCGCGCCGAGGGGGACGAGGTGCGCACGGTGATCGCCGGCTACCACTGGTTCACCGACTGGGGCCGCGACACCATGATCAGCCTGGAGGGGCTGACCCTGACCACCGGGCGCCATATGGAGGCCGGCTGGATCCTGCGCACCTTCGCGCACTACATCCGCGACGGGCTGATCCCCAACATGTTCCCCGACGGCAAGGACGAGGGGCTGTACCACACCGCCGACGCCACCCTGTGGTTCTTCCACGCGCTGAACCGCTATGTCCGGGCGACCGGCGACCGGCACACGCTGCAACTGCTGCTGCCCCGGCTGGTCGAGGTGATCGACCATCACCGGCGCGGCACCCGCTTCGGCATCGCCGTGGACCCCGGCGACGGGCTGCTGCGCCAGGGGCGGGAGGGCTACCAGCTCACCTGGATGGACGCGAAGGTCGAGGATTGGGTGGTCACCCCGCGCCGCGGCAAGGCGGTGGAGATCAACGCGCTCTGGTACAACGCGCTGCGCCTGACCGCCGGCTGGCTGACCGAGGAGGGGGACGTCCAGGCGGCCCGCCCGCTGGAGGATCTGGCGGAACAGGCCCGCGCCTCCTTCAACGCGCGCTTCTGGTGCGCCCAGGCCGGGCATCTGTACGACGTGGTGGACGGGGAGCGGGGGGACGACGACGCCTGCCGGCCCAACCAGATCTTCGCCGTCTCGCTCGACAACCCGGTGCTGGACCGCGACCGCTGGGACCCGGTGGTGGAGACGGTGCGGCAACGGCTGTTGACCCCGGTCGGGCTGCGTTCGCTGGCGCCGGGGCACCGCGACTACAAGCCGAAATACTTCGGCGACCTGCGCGCCCGCGACGCCGCCTATCACCAGGGCACGGTGTGGGCGTGGCTGATCGGCCCCTACGTCGATGCGTGGCTGAAGCTGCATCCGGAGGACAAGGCCGGAGCGCGGGCCCTGCTCCAGGGCTTCCTGCCGCATCTGGACCATGCGGGGATCGGCACCATCTCGGAGATCTTCGACGCCGATCCGCCCTTCAGTCCCCGCGGTTGCATCTCGCAGGCCTGGAGCGTGGCGGAAGTCCTGCGCTGCTGGGCGGCGACGGAGGAGGACCGTTGA
- a CDS encoding polysaccharide deacetylase family protein, which yields MRHLRSALFALPLALGTLTAGTLAGLPDTAARAADGPSLLQLGLFQREGDAWWAWDSLRRRSPDLADGLSPAVVPLDARRQGEGVALRATAPVGLDVTALCRRMLGAGFGCLVLDAAALPQASPQTSPQASPQASPQAPEIKPPADSAHVAPPRPGGETRTDVAITYPPEAARTMAAIEKSGRRKGRLGAVIPDTALDVMPATLKEEGWNLCALTFDDGPHRVVTRQILDVLNREKIPATYFPVASVAENQGEVIRDFIAAGHEIGNHSLTHADLRAMDPEAQRHEIAEANRILRGFGANPVLFRPPYGRYTPDLLAIAREESMSPVLWTVDTRDWQVRDPDRIVQHVKTEAGTGSVLLLHSTYPSTLNALPRVIAAMRAKGCEFVTLSEWIERMHRIATPAMAPTLVNAGAKTGPKVGDTRLQTAN from the coding sequence ATGCGCCACCTCCGCTCCGCCCTGTTCGCGCTGCCGCTGGCCTTGGGAACGCTGACCGCGGGAACGCTGGCGGGTCTGCCCGACACCGCCGCCCGCGCCGCGGATGGACCGTCGCTGCTGCAACTCGGCCTTTTCCAACGGGAGGGGGATGCCTGGTGGGCGTGGGACAGCCTGCGCCGCCGCTCGCCCGATCTGGCGGACGGACTCAGCCCGGCGGTCGTTCCGCTCGACGCGCGGCGCCAGGGCGAGGGCGTCGCCCTGCGGGCCACCGCCCCCGTGGGGCTGGACGTGACGGCGCTGTGCCGCCGCATGCTCGGCGCCGGTTTCGGCTGCCTCGTCCTCGACGCGGCCGCCCTGCCCCAGGCATCGCCCCAAACGTCGCCCCAGGCGTCGCCCCAGGCGTCGCCCCAGGCGCCGGAGATCAAGCCGCCGGCCGACAGCGCGCACGTCGCCCCGCCCCGCCCCGGTGGCGAGACCAGGACGGACGTCGCGATCACCTACCCGCCGGAGGCCGCCCGCACCATGGCCGCCATCGAGAAGTCCGGACGCCGCAAGGGCCGGCTGGGCGCGGTGATTCCCGACACGGCGCTCGACGTCATGCCGGCGACGCTGAAGGAGGAGGGTTGGAACCTCTGCGCCCTCACCTTCGACGACGGGCCGCACCGGGTGGTCACACGCCAGATTCTGGACGTGCTGAACCGCGAGAAGATTCCCGCGACCTACTTTCCGGTCGCCAGCGTCGCCGAGAACCAGGGCGAGGTGATCCGCGACTTCATCGCCGCCGGCCATGAGATCGGCAACCACAGCCTGACCCACGCCGACCTGCGCGCCATGGACCCCGAGGCGCAGCGCCACGAGATCGCCGAGGCCAACCGCATCCTGCGCGGCTTCGGCGCCAACCCGGTGCTGTTCCGCCCGCCCTACGGGCGCTACACGCCGGATTTGCTGGCCATCGCCCGTGAGGAGAGCATGAGCCCGGTGCTGTGGACCGTGGACACCCGCGACTGGCAAGTCCGCGACCCCGACCGCATCGTCCAGCATGTCAAGACCGAGGCGGGGACCGGCAGCGTGCTGCTGCTGCACTCCACCTACCCGTCCACCCTCAACGCCCTGCCCCGCGTGATCGCCGCGATGCGCGCGAAGGGCTGCGAGTTCGTCACCCTGTCAGAATGGATCGAGCGGATGCACCGGATCGCCACGCCGGCCATGGCCCCGACCCTGGTCAATGCCGGGGCGAAGACGGGACCGAAGGTCGGCGACACCCGCCTGCAAACCGCCAACTGA
- a CDS encoding HAMP domain-containing sensor histidine kinase, whose product MLALLSKPKHPAVDWDALSRRILEESAQACWVVDGELVTVAVNPALCALLGYRAGELIGTHLLAYVAEESRSVLERQAAIRGLTPHRSYDVTLIRSDGMPLRAIFNDSRLDGGDGGAAPGFCLFVTDITRRSEEETQRAQRVDQLADAVARMNRFLGQICQELKDPLSAILGATQMISSDAALPEPVGGGGQGSAQLGAYAALCSDAGRQMMRTIENLSLWSRLQLNQVPVDLRVYELGGLLQDVLEELEPRARSRDIIVVNRIVATPVLGDLSALNTVLKHLIENAVRFSPSGSIVMLSAAQADGRVAVRVQDNGLGIPEELQPHLFRIDPHHAAPGADGEMGSGLGLLICKALVERMGGGIRIFSKPGGGTVVTVTLTHGLRAGL is encoded by the coding sequence ATGCTGGCACTGCTGTCGAAGCCAAAGCACCCGGCGGTCGATTGGGACGCCTTGAGCCGGCGGATACTGGAGGAGAGCGCGCAGGCCTGCTGGGTGGTGGATGGCGAACTGGTCACCGTCGCCGTCAACCCGGCGCTGTGCGCGTTGCTCGGCTACCGGGCCGGGGAGCTGATCGGAACCCACCTGCTTGCCTATGTGGCGGAGGAAAGCCGAAGCGTCCTGGAGCGGCAGGCGGCCATCCGTGGCCTGACCCCGCACCGCAGCTACGACGTGACCCTGATCCGCTCCGACGGGATGCCGCTTCGCGCGATCTTCAACGACTCGCGGCTGGACGGCGGGGATGGCGGGGCGGCGCCGGGCTTCTGCCTCTTCGTCACCGACATCACCCGCCGCAGCGAGGAGGAGACGCAGCGCGCCCAGCGGGTGGACCAGCTGGCGGACGCGGTCGCGCGGATGAACCGCTTTCTCGGGCAGATCTGCCAGGAGCTGAAGGACCCGCTGAGCGCCATCCTGGGCGCGACGCAGATGATCTCCTCCGACGCGGCGTTGCCCGAACCGGTGGGCGGCGGCGGCCAGGGAAGCGCGCAGCTGGGCGCCTACGCGGCGCTGTGCAGCGACGCCGGCCGGCAGATGATGCGGACCATCGAGAATTTGTCGCTGTGGTCACGCCTGCAGCTGAATCAGGTGCCCGTGGATCTGCGGGTCTATGAGCTGGGCGGCCTGCTCCAGGACGTGTTGGAGGAACTGGAGCCGCGCGCCCGCTCCCGTGACATCATCGTCGTCAACCGGATCGTCGCCACCCCGGTGCTGGGCGACCTGTCCGCGCTGAACACGGTGCTGAAGCATCTGATCGAGAACGCGGTGCGCTTCTCACCCTCGGGAAGCATCGTCATGCTGTCCGCCGCACAGGCGGATGGGCGGGTGGCCGTGCGGGTCCAGGACAACGGGCTGGGCATTCCGGAGGAATTGCAGCCCCATCTGTTCCGCATTGATCCGCACCACGCCGCGCCCGGCGCCGATGGCGAGATGGGAAGCGGCCTCGGCCTGCTGATCTGCAAGGCGCTGGTCGAGCGCATGGGCGGCGGCATCCGCATTTTCAGCAAGCCGGGCGGCGGAACCGTGGTCACCGTGACCCTGACTCACGGTCTCCGCGCCGGATTGTAA
- a CDS encoding L,D-transpeptidase family protein: MHASRTLTDQRRRPAPVLAALTLALSVIAGTAAAPAAAEAASYREILTGWADRLDDAATRLEAEPERAVTRIGSGPLLKRGSNGERVERLTQRLAELGFLDRARQGDVFDEEVDTAVRAFQFSQRMKVDGLVGGGTRVALDRSPQEAAAQMRRSALSMRAFRDTSPDTVILVNLPSQTTTLVRDGEEALTMRSIVGRPSRETPLLQDQITHVIVNPTWTVPPTVLKEDKLPLLRAKGTPGIANAVVYLDGAPVEPAVVDWRNVSPRRVRIVQQPGDHNALGRYRFNMTNPYNIYLHGTNEPRLFDREIRTVSSGCVRLEDARGMAEALLATEHVSTARLDRMLDRQEPQWIKLTQPVPVRFVYWTATVDDRDAVRLHPDIYDLNEDTVPTAAPEPAGPTSSDPMPPAQRA, encoded by the coding sequence ATGCACGCATCCCGGACGCTTACCGACCAACGACGCCGCCCGGCGCCGGTCCTGGCCGCGCTGACGCTGGCGCTGTCCGTGATCGCCGGCACGGCCGCCGCCCCGGCCGCCGCCGAGGCCGCCTCCTACCGCGAGATACTGACCGGCTGGGCCGACCGCCTGGACGACGCCGCCACGCGGCTGGAGGCGGAGCCGGAGCGCGCCGTCACCCGCATCGGGTCCGGACCGCTTCTCAAAAGGGGCAGCAACGGCGAGCGCGTGGAGCGGCTGACCCAGCGCCTGGCCGAACTGGGCTTCCTCGACCGGGCGCGCCAGGGCGATGTGTTCGATGAGGAGGTGGACACCGCGGTGCGCGCCTTCCAGTTCAGCCAGCGCATGAAGGTGGACGGGCTGGTCGGCGGCGGCACGCGGGTGGCGCTGGACCGCAGCCCGCAGGAGGCCGCCGCCCAGATGCGGCGCAGCGCGCTGTCCATGCGCGCCTTCCGCGACACGTCCCCGGACACCGTGATCCTGGTGAACCTGCCCAGCCAGACCACCACGCTGGTCCGTGACGGGGAGGAGGCGCTGACCATGCGCTCGATCGTCGGACGCCCGTCGCGCGAGACGCCCCTGCTCCAGGACCAGATCACCCACGTCATCGTCAACCCGACCTGGACCGTGCCGCCCACCGTTCTGAAGGAGGACAAGCTGCCCCTGCTGCGGGCCAAGGGCACGCCGGGAATCGCCAACGCGGTGGTCTATCTGGACGGCGCCCCGGTGGAGCCGGCCGTCGTGGACTGGCGCAACGTCTCGCCGCGCCGCGTGCGGATCGTCCAGCAGCCGGGCGACCACAACGCGCTGGGCCGGTACCGCTTCAACATGACCAACCCCTACAACATCTACCTGCACGGCACCAACGAGCCACGGCTGTTCGACCGCGAGATCCGCACCGTCAGCTCCGGCTGCGTGCGCCTGGAGGACGCGCGCGGCATGGCCGAGGCGCTGCTGGCGACCGAGCATGTGTCCACGGCGCGGCTCGACCGCATGCTGGACCGTCAGGAACCCCAGTGGATCAAGCTGACCCAGCCGGTGCCGGTGCGCTTCGTCTACTGGACCGCGACGGTGGACGACCGCGACGCCGTCCGCCTGCACCCGGACATCTACGACCTGAACGAGGACACCGTCCCCACGGCGGCGCCGGAGCCGGCCGGTCCCACCTCGTCCGACCCGATGCCCCCGGCCCAGAGGGCCTAA
- a CDS encoding methyl-accepting chemotaxis protein, translating to MQTSSLAGRFKVGTRIYFGFLVVLLLLAVVVAIGVRGLGVARSGFESYAAVSNHSIQVSSIDAQVAQMRRLALTFNTFGDPKVAEQVRAVQATLVKDLRGSLDGTTGERRALLERMNQVFASYVADFNTLAELRLRRDRLYTEQLVPAGEKARETVSQLVSTLIADGEHEAAANAALAQEQLLLARLAASRFFTSPNESIIAEVSARDDAFGEAIRRATERLSNPARRAAALAADQLADRYVSLFRETAAAMLENARLVDVMGARGVEFADLSDRTVAIEGKDRDAVLAETTGSMDRTLSANMTIAAGAFLFGLLLAWAVARSIVKPVVSMTETMTNLAGGDLTVTIPALANRDEIGRMAQAVQVFKDNAIQKKAMDEAERERLEAERRADEAQRARETAIGEEIAALIDGVSKGDLSRRLELAGKDGFYRTMSEGINRLTDTVEAVIADLGAVLSALAQGDLNKRVERDYQGAFQTLKTDVNTTSAKLSEIVGQILRATDAISGAASEVSLGSSDLAERTEQQASSLEETAASMEELGATVRSNADNAQRANGMAADARTAAESGGTVADSAIDAMKRIEASSRKITDIIGVIDEIAFQTNLLALNAAVEAARAGDAGRGFAVVAQEVRNLAQRSAQASKEIKGLILDSDSQVKDGVELVKKAGDALEGIVSGVQQVAGLIAEMASASSEQAAALDEINATVSQMDEMTQKNAALVEETTAAAQSLANQATDLRSLVSFFKLDAAAFAAAPAVHHGGASPALRRSIAPTKPAPAKPAARKAAAPARPAAAGKAASATLQRASADEDDWKEF from the coding sequence ATGCAGACAAGCAGTCTGGCGGGGCGCTTCAAGGTCGGGACCCGCATTTACTTTGGTTTCCTTGTGGTGTTGCTGCTGCTGGCGGTGGTCGTCGCCATCGGCGTGCGGGGCCTCGGGGTGGCGCGGTCCGGCTTCGAATCTTACGCGGCGGTGAGCAACCACTCGATCCAGGTCAGCTCCATCGACGCGCAGGTCGCCCAGATGCGCCGCCTCGCCTTGACCTTCAACACCTTCGGCGACCCGAAGGTGGCGGAGCAGGTCCGCGCCGTCCAGGCGACCCTCGTGAAGGACCTGCGGGGCTCCCTGGATGGAACGACCGGCGAGCGCCGCGCCCTGCTGGAGCGGATGAACCAGGTCTTCGCCAGCTACGTGGCCGACTTCAACACGCTGGCGGAGCTTCGCCTGCGCCGCGACCGCCTCTACACCGAGCAGCTCGTCCCGGCGGGAGAGAAGGCGCGCGAGACCGTGTCGCAGCTCGTCTCCACCCTGATCGCCGACGGCGAGCACGAGGCGGCGGCCAACGCCGCCCTCGCGCAGGAGCAGCTTCTGCTGGCGCGGCTTGCCGCGTCGCGCTTCTTCACCAGCCCGAACGAGTCGATCATCGCGGAAGTGTCGGCCCGTGACGACGCCTTCGGCGAGGCCATCCGCCGGGCGACCGAGCGGTTGAGCAACCCGGCGCGCCGCGCCGCCGCGCTGGCCGCCGATCAGCTTGCCGACCGCTACGTCTCCCTGTTCCGCGAGACTGCCGCCGCCATGCTGGAAAACGCCCGGCTGGTCGACGTGATGGGCGCCCGCGGCGTCGAGTTCGCCGACCTTTCCGACCGCACCGTCGCGATCGAGGGCAAGGACCGCGACGCCGTGCTGGCCGAAACCACCGGCAGCATGGACCGCACCCTGTCGGCCAACATGACGATCGCGGCCGGCGCCTTCCTGTTCGGCCTGCTTCTGGCCTGGGCGGTGGCGCGGTCCATCGTCAAGCCGGTGGTGTCGATGACCGAGACGATGACGAACCTCGCCGGCGGCGACCTGACGGTGACCATCCCGGCGCTCGCCAATCGCGACGAGATCGGCCGGATGGCGCAGGCGGTGCAGGTGTTCAAGGACAACGCCATCCAGAAGAAGGCGATGGACGAGGCCGAGCGCGAGCGGCTGGAGGCCGAGCGCCGGGCCGACGAGGCGCAGCGCGCCCGCGAGACGGCCATCGGCGAGGAGATCGCCGCGCTGATCGACGGCGTGTCGAAGGGCGACCTGTCGCGCCGCCTGGAGCTGGCCGGCAAGGACGGCTTCTACCGGACGATGTCGGAAGGCATCAACCGCCTGACCGATACGGTGGAGGCGGTCATCGCCGACCTCGGCGCGGTGCTCAGCGCGCTCGCCCAGGGCGACCTCAACAAGCGGGTGGAGCGCGATTACCAGGGCGCTTTCCAGACCCTGAAGACCGACGTCAACACAACCTCCGCCAAGCTGTCGGAGATCGTCGGCCAGATCCTGCGCGCCACCGACGCGATTTCCGGCGCGGCGTCCGAAGTTTCGCTGGGGTCGAGCGACCTCGCGGAGCGGACGGAGCAGCAGGCATCGTCCCTGGAGGAGACGGCGGCGAGCATGGAGGAGCTGGGGGCGACCGTGCGCTCCAACGCCGACAACGCCCAGCGCGCCAACGGCATGGCCGCCGACGCCCGCACCGCCGCGGAATCCGGCGGGACGGTGGCGGATTCGGCGATCGACGCGATGAAGCGCATCGAGGCGTCGAGCCGCAAGATCACCGACATCATCGGGGTGATCGACGAGATCGCCTTCCAGACCAATCTGCTGGCGCTGAACGCGGCGGTCGAGGCGGCGCGGGCCGGCGATGCGGGCCGCGGCTTCGCCGTGGTGGCGCAGGAGGTGCGCAACCTTGCCCAGCGCTCCGCCCAGGCCTCCAAGGAGATCAAGGGGCTGATCCTCGACAGCGACAGCCAGGTGAAGGACGGTGTGGAGCTGGTCAAGAAGGCCGGCGACGCGCTGGAGGGCATCGTGTCGGGCGTCCAGCAGGTCGCCGGGCTGATCGCCGAGATGGCCTCGGCCTCCTCGGAGCAGGCGGCGGCGCTCGACGAGATCAACGCCACCGTCTCGCAGATGGACGAGATGACCCAGAAGAACGCCGCGCTCGTCGAGGAGACCACCGCGGCCGCCCAGTCGCTGGCCAACCAGGCGACGGACCTGCGATCCCTGGTCAGCTTCTTCAAGCTGGACGCCGCGGCCTTCGCGGCGGCCCCCGCCGTCCATCATGGCGGGGCGTCTCCGGCTCTGCGGCGCAGCATCGCCCCGACCAAGCCGGCGCCGGCCAAACCCGCCGCGCGCAAGGCGGCGGCTCCGGCCCGTCCGGCAGCGGCGGGCAAGGCGGCCTCGGCCACCCTGCAGCGCGCCTCCGCCGACGAGGACGATTGGAAGGAGTTCTGA
- a CDS encoding DUF882 domain-containing protein, producing the protein MLLGNDDRAAPMNGRETGRRGFLTFAAATLTALAVPVLVPAAPALAAPLAGGVRRLSLHNINTNEQFSGVYWADGAYRPDALKKLDVLLRDHRAKQVGRYDPRLFDVLARLHQTLDSDEPFRVICGYRSRRTNAMARRRSRGVAKESYHTRGMAIDVMLPDVELKAIATAARGMEAGGVGYYPRSGFVHIDTGPVRTW; encoded by the coding sequence ATGCTTTTGGGGAATGACGACCGTGCCGCGCCGATGAATGGGCGCGAGACCGGCCGCCGTGGGTTTCTGACCTTCGCCGCCGCGACCCTGACCGCCCTGGCCGTACCGGTCCTGGTGCCCGCCGCACCGGCCCTTGCGGCCCCCCTGGCCGGCGGCGTCCGCCGCCTGTCCCTGCACAACATCAACACCAATGAGCAGTTCAGCGGCGTCTATTGGGCCGACGGCGCCTATCGTCCGGACGCGCTGAAGAAGCTCGACGTGCTGCTGCGCGATCACCGGGCCAAGCAGGTCGGCCGCTACGACCCCCGCCTGTTCGACGTGCTGGCCCGCCTGCACCAGACGCTGGACAGCGACGAGCCCTTCCGGGTCATCTGCGGCTACCGGTCGCGCCGCACCAACGCCATGGCCCGCCGCCGCTCGCGCGGGGTCGCGAAGGAAAGCTACCACACCCGCGGCATGGCCATCGACGTGATGCTGCCGGATGTCGAGCTGAAGGCCATCGCCACCGCGGCCCGCGGCATGGAGGCCGGCGGCGTCGGCTACTACCCGCGCAGCGGCTTCGTGCACATCGACACCGGGCCGGTCCGCACCTGGTGA
- a CDS encoding DUF2934 domain-containing protein — protein MVRPVHAFILRMVAFVEYHPFGINSNGVVSVGFPASATPEAGTFGVPVRLTGSAPGPTPDPRGGRGEARNENRKEAARMADDLESRIRARAHQIWEREGRPENRAADHWELASEEIAIEDNYRDTLRPNPARGPDDTAERTEPVEPVLSMESQGEMPGLADQGEEFRIPGRARDS, from the coding sequence ATGGTCAGGCCGGTTCACGCGTTTATCCTCCGGATGGTCGCCTTCGTCGAATATCACCCCTTCGGGATTAATTCAAACGGCGTGGTTTCCGTTGGTTTCCCGGCTTCGGCCACCCCCGAAGCCGGAACCTTCGGTGTTCCGGTGCGGTTGACGGGAAGCGCGCCCGGTCCGACGCCCGACCCCAGAGGAGGGCGCGGGGAGGCGCGGAACGAGAACCGAAAGGAGGCAGCCCGGATGGCGGATGATTTGGAAAGCCGGATCAGAGCGCGCGCTCACCAGATCTGGGAGCGCGAAGGCCGTCCGGAGAATCGCGCCGCGGACCATTGGGAACTCGCCAGCGAGGAAATCGCCATCGAGGACAACTACCGGGACACCTTGCGCCCGAATCCGGCCCGTGGTCCCGATGACACCGCGGAGCGGACCGAACCGGTCGAACCCGTGCTGAGCATGGAAAGCCAGGGCGAGATGCCGGGCCTCGCCGACCAGGGCGAGGAGTTCCGCATCCCCGGCCGAGCCCGCGACTCCTGA